In Neokomagataea tanensis, one genomic interval encodes:
- a CDS encoding pyruvate dehydrogenase complex E1 component subunit beta, which produces MASLVLMPALSPTMTEGTIARWTRQPGDSVQSGDVIAEIETDKATMEVEATEDGIFGKILVEAGTENVAVNTAIAVLLEAGEDISAAEALLAPAAPASTPSESSTPAAVDAPVTAPVSKTVEAEKDWGVTRDITVREALRDAMAAELRRDEDVFLLGEEVAQYQGAYKVSQGLLDEFGEKRVIDTPITEHGFAGMAVGAALTGLKPIVEFMTMNFALQAVDHIINSAAKTLYMSGGQMGCPIVFRGPNGAAARVGAQHSQCFASWYAHIPGLKVVAPWSSADAKGLLRAAIRDPNPVVVLENEILYGQKFPCPEDEDFILPIGKAKIEREGKDVTLVAFSIMVGVALDAAAKLAEEGIDAEVINLRTIRPLDTETIVKSLKKTNRIVSVEEGWPVAGIGSEICAVAVEQAFDWLDAPPARVCGLDIPLPYAANLEKLALPKPDWVVDAVRKLFRD; this is translated from the coding sequence ATGGCATCTCTCGTTTTGATGCCGGCTCTGTCTCCCACGATGACAGAAGGCACCATCGCACGGTGGACGCGCCAACCGGGGGACAGCGTCCAATCTGGTGACGTGATTGCTGAGATCGAAACCGATAAAGCAACCATGGAAGTCGAAGCCACGGAAGACGGCATTTTCGGCAAAATCCTCGTTGAAGCAGGCACCGAAAATGTGGCTGTGAACACAGCAATTGCTGTTTTGCTTGAAGCTGGCGAAGATATCTCTGCCGCAGAGGCTCTGTTAGCACCTGCAGCACCAGCCTCAACGCCATCAGAGTCCAGCACACCTGCAGCTGTAGACGCACCCGTAACAGCTCCTGTTTCCAAAACGGTTGAAGCTGAAAAAGACTGGGGCGTGACACGCGACATAACAGTGCGTGAGGCGTTGCGTGACGCCATGGCAGCTGAACTGCGCCGTGACGAAGACGTTTTCCTCTTGGGCGAGGAAGTAGCCCAGTACCAAGGCGCCTATAAGGTCAGCCAAGGTCTTTTAGACGAGTTTGGTGAAAAGCGCGTTATCGACACACCTATTACCGAACACGGTTTCGCCGGCATGGCTGTTGGCGCTGCGCTGACGGGTCTGAAGCCAATCGTAGAATTCATGACAATGAATTTTGCGCTTCAAGCTGTTGACCACATCATCAATTCCGCCGCCAAAACGCTTTATATGTCCGGTGGACAAATGGGGTGTCCAATCGTGTTCCGCGGCCCAAATGGCGCAGCAGCGCGTGTTGGTGCGCAGCACTCCCAGTGCTTCGCGAGTTGGTATGCACATATTCCCGGCCTAAAGGTTGTGGCACCATGGTCTTCGGCAGATGCAAAAGGTTTGCTTCGCGCCGCTATCCGTGACCCGAACCCGGTTGTCGTTCTTGAGAATGAAATTCTCTACGGGCAGAAATTTCCGTGCCCTGAAGACGAAGATTTTATCCTTCCAATCGGTAAGGCAAAGATCGAACGCGAAGGTAAAGACGTTACGCTTGTTGCGTTTTCTATCATGGTCGGCGTTGCTCTTGATGCGGCGGCAAAACTGGCTGAAGAAGGCATTGACGCAGAAGTTATCAACCTGCGTACAATCCGTCCGCTAGATACAGAAACAATCGTTAAGAGCCTGAAAAAAACGAACCGTATTGTGTCCGTTGAAGAAGGCTGGCCGGTAGCGGGTATCGGATCTGAAATCTGTGCCGTTGCTGTCGAGCAGGCTTTTGACTGGCTTGACGCACCCCCAGCACGGGTATGTGGACTCGATATTCCGCTGCCTTATGCAGCAAACCTTGAAAAACTGGCACTTCCAAAACCTGATTGGGTCGTGGATGCTGTTCGCAAGCTATTCCGGGATTGA
- a CDS encoding pyruvate dehydrogenase complex dihydrolipoamide acetyltransferase, protein MAIEILMPALSPTMTEGKLARWLKAEGDTVTSGEVIAEIETDKATMEVEAVDEGILGRIYVAEGQENVAVNTAIAVLVEEGESVPASPSEAPKEAGVSAKPSEPAQTAQAIKQPGEQASDVSGERIFVSPLARRMAREQGIALDTLKGTGPNGRILKRDVQKNAVQPAAPKVAPTAPQQSVSPSDTVQRVPNSTMRKVIARRLTESKTQVPHFYVSVDIELDALLALRSKLNGAAQDGAFKISVNDMMIKAVALALKKTPGVNVQFTEAETLHFENVDISMAVSIPDGLITPIIRNADTKSLRDISAEAKDLAKRARANKLKPEEFQGGTFSISNMGMFGVRDFSAIINPPQAAILAIASGEKRPVVRDGQLAIATVMTATLSVDHRAIDGALGAQWLNSLRDIVQNPYTLVI, encoded by the coding sequence ATGGCCATTGAAATTCTGATGCCGGCCCTCTCGCCGACCATGACCGAAGGCAAGCTTGCTCGTTGGCTGAAAGCCGAAGGTGATACTGTTACATCTGGCGAAGTGATTGCTGAAATCGAAACCGATAAGGCAACCATGGAAGTCGAAGCGGTGGATGAAGGCATTTTGGGCCGCATTTACGTCGCTGAAGGCCAAGAAAATGTTGCTGTGAACACGGCGATCGCTGTTCTGGTTGAAGAAGGTGAGAGTGTTCCTGCGTCTCCTTCCGAGGCACCCAAGGAAGCAGGCGTCAGCGCAAAACCATCTGAGCCAGCCCAAACGGCACAAGCGATCAAGCAACCCGGTGAACAGGCAAGCGACGTCTCCGGTGAGCGTATTTTCGTTTCTCCACTGGCTCGCCGCATGGCACGCGAACAAGGGATTGCACTGGATACATTGAAGGGAACGGGACCAAACGGCCGTATTCTCAAGCGTGATGTCCAGAAAAATGCTGTTCAACCAGCAGCGCCCAAAGTCGCCCCGACAGCGCCGCAACAGTCGGTCTCTCCGAGCGACACGGTCCAACGCGTGCCCAACTCGACCATGCGTAAAGTCATTGCGCGCCGTCTGACGGAATCCAAAACGCAGGTTCCTCATTTCTACGTATCCGTCGATATCGAATTGGATGCTCTGTTAGCACTGCGCTCCAAACTTAATGGTGCCGCTCAGGATGGTGCTTTCAAAATCTCGGTTAACGACATGATGATCAAGGCTGTTGCCCTTGCTCTGAAGAAAACGCCTGGTGTGAATGTTCAGTTCACAGAAGCTGAGACGCTACATTTTGAGAATGTTGATATCTCAATGGCCGTCTCCATACCCGATGGTTTGATTACGCCGATTATACGCAATGCTGACACCAAGAGCTTGCGTGACATCAGCGCTGAAGCGAAAGACCTAGCCAAGCGTGCACGCGCCAACAAGTTGAAGCCTGAAGAGTTTCAAGGTGGTACTTTCTCAATCTCGAACATGGGTATGTTCGGGGTGCGGGATTTCAGCGCGATCATTAACCCGCCTCAAGCCGCAATCCTTGCCATTGCATCTGGTGAAAAGCGCCCCGTCGTCCGCGATGGTCAACTGGCAATTGCAACAGTCATGACCGCGACATTATCCGTCGATCACCGCGCTATTGACGGTGCTCTGGGTGCTCAATGGCTTAACAGCTTGCGCGATATCGTTCAAAATCCTTACACTCTGGTGATCTGA
- the lpdA gene encoding dihydrolipoyl dehydrogenase, with protein MSELFDLIVIGGGPGGYVAALRASQLGLRVAVVESTHLGGICLNWGCIPTKALLRSSEIHHQLHNLSAFGFSAGNVSFDLEKIVGRSRAIARQMGRGIGHLLKKAKVPTYDGFAKLNGREGEAHRVDISKDGQAVVTLKAPHVIFATGARARQLPGLETDGKLVWSAREAMTPKELPKRLLVIGSGAIGIEFASFYRNMGSEVTIAEVADRILIAEDPEISAAARKSFEKQGMQIITGAKVGPLNKGENEVSTTIESAAGKVDLTVDRVICAVGIVGNVENLGLEGTKVQVDRTHIITDEFCRTGETGIYAIGDVAGAPWLAHKASHEGIICVEKIAGRSPEPLHALNVPGCTYSRPQIASVGLSEEKAIAAGHKVKVGRFPFIGNGKAVAMGETEGMVKTVFDAKTGELLGAHMIGAEVTEMIQGYVIARTGELTEAELMETVFPHPTISETMHEATLSAFDGALHI; from the coding sequence ATGTCTGAACTCTTTGATCTGATTGTGATCGGCGGCGGTCCGGGCGGATATGTTGCTGCGTTGCGTGCTAGCCAGTTGGGTCTGCGCGTTGCTGTTGTAGAGAGCACGCATTTAGGCGGGATTTGCCTGAACTGGGGCTGTATCCCAACCAAAGCACTTCTTCGTTCTTCTGAAATCCATCATCAACTGCACAATTTGAGTGCTTTTGGTTTTTCAGCCGGCAATGTTTCTTTCGACCTTGAAAAAATCGTAGGGCGCTCACGCGCTATCGCACGCCAAATGGGCCGCGGCATTGGACACTTGCTTAAAAAAGCTAAAGTCCCAACCTATGACGGGTTTGCTAAGTTGAATGGCCGTGAAGGGGAGGCGCATCGCGTCGACATCTCCAAAGATGGTCAAGCAGTAGTAACGCTCAAAGCGCCACATGTCATTTTTGCGACCGGCGCTCGCGCTCGTCAGCTTCCAGGGCTTGAAACAGATGGCAAGCTTGTGTGGAGCGCACGCGAGGCAATGACGCCAAAAGAGCTGCCAAAGCGCCTACTGGTCATCGGCTCTGGCGCGATTGGCATTGAATTTGCTTCGTTCTACCGCAACATGGGGTCAGAGGTCACGATCGCTGAAGTCGCTGACCGCATCCTCATCGCGGAAGATCCTGAAATTAGTGCTGCAGCCCGCAAGTCCTTTGAAAAACAAGGAATGCAAATCATTACCGGCGCTAAAGTTGGCCCGCTAAACAAGGGTGAAAACGAAGTTTCAACCACGATTGAAAGCGCCGCAGGGAAAGTTGACCTGACTGTCGACCGCGTCATCTGTGCCGTTGGTATTGTTGGAAACGTGGAAAACCTCGGCCTTGAAGGTACCAAAGTTCAGGTAGACCGCACACACATCATCACGGACGAATTCTGCCGTACGGGTGAAACGGGTATCTATGCAATTGGCGATGTGGCTGGCGCACCTTGGTTGGCGCATAAAGCATCCCATGAAGGTATCATTTGCGTAGAGAAAATTGCTGGGCGTTCTCCTGAGCCACTGCATGCACTCAACGTACCAGGCTGCACGTATTCTCGTCCTCAAATCGCATCGGTAGGTCTGAGCGAAGAGAAGGCGATTGCGGCCGGGCACAAAGTAAAAGTTGGGCGTTTCCCTTTCATCGGCAACGGAAAAGCCGTCGCTATGGGTGAAACCGAAGGCATGGTGAAAACTGTTTTCGATGCTAAAACAGGCGAACTTCTCGGCGCTCACATGATCGGTGCAGAAGTTACGGAAATGATCCAAGGCTACGTCATCGCCCGCACAGGCGAATTGACCGAGGCAGAGTTGATGGAAACGGTTTTCCCGCATCCAACAATCTCAGAAACGATGCATGAAGCAACCTTGTCTGCCTTCGACGGCGCATTACATATCTAA
- the lipA gene encoding lipoyl synthase, translating into MSQRITIDHRQSLGIAPPVVEPKIGLRHPEKAHRPDNPIQRKPAWIRVKAPNHPVYHETRKLMRDSNLVTVCEEAACPNIGECWSQRHATMMIMGEICTRACAFCNVTTGLPKALDADEPRRVAEAVAKLGLRHVVITSVDRDDLPDGGARHFARVINAIRDASPTTTIEILTPDFMRKDGALEIVVEARPDVFNHNIETVPRLYPTIRPGARYYQSLRLLDGVKRLDPTIFTKSGLMLGLGEERLEVWQVMDDFRIADVDFLTLGQYLQPTPKHAAVADFVTPEAFESYAKTARVKGFLQVSASPLTRSSYHADSDFAQLRAARNSRLKDIA; encoded by the coding sequence ATGTCACAACGCATCACGATCGATCACCGCCAGTCTTTAGGTATTGCGCCGCCGGTAGTGGAGCCCAAAATAGGGCTCCGCCACCCGGAAAAAGCGCACCGGCCCGATAACCCAATCCAGCGAAAACCAGCTTGGATACGGGTTAAAGCGCCGAACCACCCCGTGTACCATGAGACACGGAAACTGATGCGCGATAGCAACCTCGTTACGGTTTGCGAAGAAGCCGCTTGCCCCAATATCGGAGAGTGCTGGTCCCAGCGGCATGCGACCATGATGATCATGGGCGAAATCTGTACTAGGGCCTGTGCCTTCTGCAACGTGACGACTGGTTTGCCAAAAGCCCTCGACGCTGACGAACCGCGACGCGTTGCGGAAGCCGTAGCCAAATTAGGCTTAAGGCACGTTGTTATAACATCCGTTGACCGCGATGATTTGCCTGATGGCGGCGCAAGACACTTTGCGCGTGTCATCAACGCTATCAGGGACGCATCTCCCACCACAACGATCGAAATCCTTACGCCTGACTTCATGCGCAAAGATGGCGCTTTGGAGATTGTCGTTGAAGCTCGCCCCGATGTTTTTAATCACAATATCGAGACTGTTCCGCGCCTGTACCCAACCATTCGGCCCGGGGCTAGGTATTACCAGTCTCTTCGTCTCTTAGACGGGGTAAAACGCCTCGACCCAACGATTTTCACAAAATCCGGGCTTATGTTAGGATTAGGCGAAGAACGCTTGGAGGTGTGGCAGGTCATGGATGATTTTCGTATTGCGGACGTCGATTTCTTGACGTTGGGACAATATCTTCAACCGACCCCCAAACATGCCGCCGTAGCTGATTTTGTAACGCCTGAAGCCTTTGAAAGTTACGCTAAGACAGCGCGCGTCAAGGGCTTCCTGCAGGTCAGTGCGTCACCTCTTACACGCTCATCTTACCATGCGGACAGCGATTTTGCTCAACTGCGCGCCGCCCGAAACAGCCGACTGAAAGACATCGCCTGA
- a CDS encoding type II toxin-antitoxin system RatA family toxin yields MPTHAEQRLIAYTPEQLFDLVADVGKYPQFLPWCVKAVVKSHTEKELVADLTVGFGPFRESFTSRVTLERPTRIHVRYEKGPFRYLNNVWTFTPDPRGCLVDFFVDFEFKSRLLQNAMGVVFNEGVRLMVSAFIKRARDIYGVSLAEKAK; encoded by the coding sequence ATGCCTACCCATGCCGAACAGCGCCTCATTGCTTATACGCCTGAGCAGCTTTTCGATCTTGTCGCGGATGTAGGCAAGTACCCACAATTCCTGCCTTGGTGTGTTAAAGCCGTTGTCAAAAGCCACACCGAAAAGGAACTTGTTGCTGATCTTACGGTCGGTTTTGGTCCATTCCGGGAGAGTTTTACCAGCCGCGTGACCCTTGAGCGCCCGACGCGTATCCACGTGCGCTACGAAAAAGGCCCTTTTAGATACCTGAACAACGTTTGGACTTTCACCCCCGATCCACGCGGGTGTCTTGTAGATTTTTTTGTAGATTTTGAGTTCAAATCTCGGCTTTTGCAAAATGCAATGGGTGTTGTTTTCAATGAGGGTGTGCGCCTCATGGTATCTGCTTTTATCAAACGTGCTAGAGACATTTATGGTGTAAGTCTCGCAGAAAAAGCGAAGTGA
- a CDS encoding methionine ABC transporter permease, protein MSRLIINLVWQATEQTLVMVLAAGLISVLVGLPLAVIVFSASRKELYGNPFIAKPISLLIDALRAVPFIILLVILLPVTRWVVGTSLGTAAAIVPLSIAAIPYYARIAEIALRGVDTGLIEAVQVMGGSRWMVICYGVIPEALPSLISGLTVTLITLTGASAMAGAIGAGGLGDLAIRYGYQRFNTQVMIAVVFVLIALVGLIQALGNWAAKRTSPQRGA, encoded by the coding sequence ATGTCCCGGCTCATTATTAATCTGGTCTGGCAAGCCACGGAACAGACACTTGTGATGGTCCTCGCCGCAGGATTAATTTCAGTTCTAGTGGGTTTGCCGCTCGCTGTTATTGTGTTCTCGGCAAGTCGGAAAGAATTATATGGTAATCCTTTCATAGCAAAACCTATTAGCTTACTTATTGATGCACTTCGTGCGGTGCCATTCATCATATTATTGGTGATTTTGTTGCCTGTAACGCGCTGGGTCGTGGGTACGTCTTTGGGTACCGCTGCGGCAATTGTTCCTTTATCAATTGCTGCAATTCCGTATTATGCACGTATTGCTGAGATCGCTTTAAGAGGCGTTGACACGGGTCTGATCGAGGCCGTGCAAGTAATGGGCGGCTCCCGGTGGATGGTGATTTGCTACGGAGTTATCCCTGAAGCTCTGCCCAGCCTCATTAGCGGTTTGACTGTTACATTGATTACTCTAACTGGCGCATCCGCAATGGCAGGGGCTATTGGCGCCGGTGGCTTGGGGGACTTAGCTATTCGCTACGGCTATCAGCGTTTTAATACCCAAGTGATGATAGCTGTTGTCTTCGTATTGATTGCCCTAGTGGGATTAATTCAAGCTCTTGGTAATTGGGCAGCCAAACGAACTTCACCTCAAAGAGGTGCATAA
- a CDS encoding methionine ABC transporter ATP-binding protein, which yields MSVLSVAGLWHSFAKSPVLKDISFEVEKGEIVGLIGPSGAGKSTLLRALCGLEKPDQGSVVLQGQDITTLAERDLRKARQNIGLVFQHFNLLQTKTVAQNVALPLKIAGWSSNDIKARVKELLELVGLGEHSEKYPAQLSGGQKQRVGIARALANAPSLLLCDEATSALDPQSTTAVLDLLSDINRKLGLTIILITHEMDVIRRFAQRVLVLDQGELVHNGAILDLLTRSNNPPAVQALLNETRPALPHTLQSNLTNKPLEKHLSVVRALLVGDEASTAFISDISIRFDLRLVLISGGASLYAGVPTVDMVFTLDKPLSEEMTAYLSDRTQLMEVLGYVPAHY from the coding sequence ATGAGTGTTCTTAGTGTTGCGGGGCTTTGGCATAGTTTTGCGAAAAGCCCTGTTTTAAAAGATATTTCGTTTGAGGTCGAAAAAGGCGAGATTGTTGGTCTTATTGGCCCATCTGGCGCAGGAAAATCGACATTACTGCGTGCCTTGTGTGGCTTGGAAAAGCCTGACCAAGGGAGCGTAGTACTCCAAGGTCAAGACATTACAACGCTGGCAGAGCGGGATTTGCGGAAGGCTAGACAGAATATAGGTTTGGTCTTTCAGCATTTTAATTTGCTGCAAACAAAGACCGTAGCTCAAAATGTAGCCCTACCCCTAAAAATAGCGGGTTGGTCGTCAAACGACATAAAAGCCCGCGTTAAAGAACTGCTGGAACTGGTTGGTCTTGGCGAGCACAGCGAAAAATATCCCGCACAATTATCGGGAGGGCAAAAGCAGCGGGTCGGTATAGCGAGGGCGCTAGCGAACGCGCCGTCCCTGCTTTTGTGTGACGAAGCTACTTCAGCACTGGACCCGCAGAGCACGACGGCGGTACTGGACCTTCTGAGCGATATAAATCGCAAACTGGGTTTGACCATTATCCTCATTACGCACGAGATGGACGTCATTCGCCGCTTTGCTCAAAGAGTATTGGTGCTAGATCAGGGAGAACTCGTTCACAACGGCGCGATACTTGATCTCTTAACGCGCTCCAACAACCCGCCCGCTGTTCAGGCCCTATTGAACGAAACCCGCCCTGCTCTGCCCCACACCCTACAAAGCAATCTAACGAACAAGCCCCTTGAGAAGCATTTAAGTGTGGTAAGAGCGCTGCTCGTAGGGGATGAAGCATCGACGGCGTTCATTTCGGATATTTCGATCCGCTTTGACCTCAGACTGGTGCTCATTTCAGGGGGAGCAAGTTTGTATGCCGGCGTACCGACGGTTGATATGGTGTTCACCCTTGATAAGCCTTTGTCGGAAGAGATGACCGCGTATCTTTCCGATAGGACACAACTCATGGAGGTTTTGGGTTATGTCCCGGCTCATTATTAA
- a CDS encoding MetQ/NlpA family ABC transporter substrate-binding protein, with protein sequence MLSRRHTLLAFAAFMGAASFGHINAEEGTPTPLRVGIMSGEDEDVWRVVSQNALKNGLKVEVVTFSEYNLPDEALAEHDVQANAFQHGPFLKAQIAAHGFHIVPVGNMYVSPIGLYSTKWHSVSELPKGASIGVPNDPSNEGRALLLLQTQGLIKVSDSAGLLPTVLDITDNPRNLNVKELDAGVVGRALSDLDAAVVNTDWAHKSGIDVVHQRIAQEALQNNPYTNFIAVNEEDAKAPWVKKLVDAYQQPNVKKVLLDVYHGSTLPAWP encoded by the coding sequence ATGCTTTCTCGTCGTCATACTCTTTTGGCCTTTGCGGCGTTCATGGGGGCCGCATCCTTTGGACACATCAACGCTGAAGAAGGCACCCCTACTCCTCTACGTGTCGGCATCATGTCTGGCGAGGATGAGGACGTCTGGCGTGTTGTGTCACAGAATGCTCTTAAAAATGGCTTGAAGGTGGAGGTTGTTACCTTCTCAGAGTACAATCTGCCTGATGAGGCACTGGCAGAGCACGACGTCCAGGCAAATGCCTTCCAGCATGGGCCTTTTTTGAAGGCGCAAATTGCAGCCCATGGTTTCCATATTGTGCCGGTCGGAAACATGTATGTTTCACCGATTGGGCTATATTCCACCAAGTGGCACAGTGTCTCCGAGTTACCTAAAGGTGCAAGTATTGGTGTGCCAAACGACCCAAGCAATGAAGGTCGTGCATTGTTACTTTTACAAACTCAAGGTTTGATAAAAGTCTCGGACAGCGCGGGCCTTTTGCCAACTGTACTAGATATTACCGATAATCCACGCAATTTAAACGTGAAAGAGTTAGACGCTGGGGTTGTGGGTCGCGCATTGTCCGATCTTGACGCGGCAGTGGTTAATACGGATTGGGCACATAAGTCAGGAATTGATGTTGTGCATCAGCGCATTGCACAAGAAGCTCTGCAAAATAATCCGTACACGAACTTCATCGCTGTTAACGAAGAAGACGCGAAGGCTCCTTGGGTCAAAAAGCTAGTCGATGCCTATCAGCAGCCAAATGTTAAAAAAGTTCTGCTAGATGTCTACCATGGCTCGACACTGCCAGCATGGCCATGA
- a CDS encoding CinA family protein has product MITDPLIAKAEEVLEFLRSYDEKLVTVESCTGGLIVASLTEVPGSSDVVEGGLVTYSNLLKRQLTDVSLETLEAHGAVSEQTARQMAEGALTRTQSATVSVAVTGIAGPSGGSAYKPVGTVCFSIARRGLETQSESCFFKGDRHTIRQASALRALDLILSR; this is encoded by the coding sequence ATGATAACTGACCCCCTCATTGCCAAAGCAGAAGAGGTTCTTGAATTTTTAAGAAGCTACGATGAAAAACTCGTCACCGTGGAAAGCTGCACAGGCGGCTTGATTGTTGCATCCTTGACCGAAGTGCCGGGGTCGTCAGATGTGGTTGAAGGCGGACTTGTCACATACTCCAATCTTCTCAAACGCCAACTGACAGATGTAAGCCTTGAAACGCTGGAAGCCCATGGAGCCGTAAGCGAGCAGACAGCCAGACAAATGGCGGAAGGTGCTTTGACACGGACGCAAAGTGCAACGGTGTCTGTCGCGGTTACGGGTATAGCTGGGCCAAGTGGAGGGTCTGCCTATAAGCCTGTAGGAACCGTCTGTTTTTCCATTGCTCGACGAGGGCTTGAGACCCAGTCGGAAAGTTGTTTCTTCAAAGGTGACAGGCACACAATAAGGCAAGCTAGCGCTCTTCGTGCGTTGGATCTTATCTTGTCACGTTGA
- a CDS encoding lytic transglycosylase domain-containing protein, which produces MRLRAKSVIASIIIGATALDTAQAAPLSARLQEWLLLTSADGAGFSASRYGSFLTSGPVWPEQSRIMWRYQKALSQENDPGQLQALCPALPLSLPEAFLRCVAYLPHAIAGARSLWISGAVDGAQEAAFEQRFGSGFTSKDQWQRFETLDGAGKLTSARRQISRLAPQDAALASARLSMHYALPDAESAFLSLSEAQKNDPIILRYYSRYLKRADRLDDLQALWNERIFALQKQSPTTAWTNERLTLARTFLLFNRIEDALKFSDDQTLSLDTTARLEAEELTGYIALRALKNAEMALPHFAALQQAQPLRFRAAGWYWAGRGYALLEDDDRAQEAFKEASYYPTMIHGQLALAELTDKTALLNGETKSDAFLAEMHKLLTQQVQPQTQPLQRLDLVDAARSLANSGDYDHSRLFLLLLQTVNPSPSGQKAVADLSLQLNVPAGAVAASHSLARLGYSLYPQGYPNPWPVDADLPEGIILGVARQESAFNPDALSAAHAVGLLQLLPGAARDVVRRAHLKGFNVSAEGLKDPQTNLTVGSAYIRQLLERFDHVIPYALASYNAGPHRVDTWLKANPPVADINDETLLDWIERLPYRETRSYVLNIEANITLYAVESAFHDN; this is translated from the coding sequence ATGCGGTTACGTGCAAAGTCTGTCATTGCCTCCATCATCATAGGGGCCACTGCCCTAGACACCGCTCAGGCGGCGCCGCTATCTGCGCGCCTGCAAGAATGGCTGCTTCTGACAAGTGCCGACGGGGCCGGATTTAGCGCCTCACGGTACGGGAGTTTCTTGACAAGTGGGCCGGTCTGGCCTGAGCAGAGCCGCATAATGTGGCGTTACCAGAAGGCACTTTCGCAGGAAAATGACCCGGGCCAACTGCAAGCGCTTTGTCCAGCGTTACCGCTCAGCTTGCCCGAGGCTTTCTTGAGATGCGTGGCTTATCTGCCGCACGCCATCGCTGGAGCGCGTAGCTTATGGATAAGTGGTGCGGTTGATGGTGCTCAAGAGGCTGCTTTTGAGCAGCGTTTTGGCTCGGGCTTTACCTCCAAGGATCAATGGCAGCGCTTTGAGACTTTAGATGGCGCAGGCAAGCTTACCTCGGCACGTAGGCAAATCTCCCGTTTGGCGCCACAAGATGCTGCCTTGGCCTCGGCGCGCTTATCCATGCACTACGCATTACCTGATGCGGAAAGTGCATTCTTGTCTTTATCTGAGGCGCAGAAAAATGATCCGATCATTTTGCGGTATTATTCCCGATATCTAAAACGGGCTGATCGTTTGGATGATCTTCAAGCGCTATGGAATGAGCGGATATTCGCTCTTCAAAAACAAAGTCCTACGACTGCATGGACTAACGAGCGCCTTACATTGGCGCGGACTTTTTTACTATTCAACCGCATCGAAGATGCGTTGAAATTCTCAGACGATCAAACGCTTTCCCTAGACACTACGGCACGCTTAGAAGCTGAAGAATTAACTGGATACATAGCACTCAGAGCCCTTAAAAATGCGGAAATGGCATTGCCGCATTTTGCAGCCTTGCAGCAGGCTCAGCCGCTTCGCTTCCGTGCTGCGGGTTGGTATTGGGCTGGCCGGGGCTATGCTCTGCTGGAAGATGACGATCGCGCTCAAGAGGCGTTTAAAGAAGCATCATACTACCCAACCATGATTCATGGTCAGCTTGCCCTTGCTGAATTAACGGATAAGACAGCGCTACTGAATGGCGAAACCAAAAGCGATGCGTTTCTGGCAGAAATGCATAAGCTGCTCACCCAGCAGGTCCAGCCCCAAACACAACCTTTGCAGCGCCTAGACCTGGTTGATGCTGCACGAAGCTTGGCCAACAGCGGAGATTATGATCATTCGCGGCTTTTCTTGTTGCTGCTGCAAACGGTAAATCCCTCCCCATCAGGGCAGAAGGCTGTTGCGGATTTGTCCTTACAGTTGAACGTCCCCGCGGGTGCTGTGGCTGCGTCACATAGCCTCGCGCGGTTGGGGTACAGTTTGTATCCGCAAGGTTACCCAAACCCATGGCCAGTCGATGCAGATTTGCCTGAAGGCATTATACTAGGCGTTGCCCGGCAAGAAAGTGCATTTAATCCTGACGCATTGAGCGCAGCGCATGCTGTCGGTTTGCTGCAACTTTTACCGGGTGCAGCACGAGACGTTGTGCGGCGCGCTCACCTCAAAGGTTTCAATGTTTCAGCGGAGGGATTGAAAGATCCGCAGACAAACCTGACAGTCGGCAGTGCTTATATTCGCCAGCTTCTGGAGCGTTTTGACCACGTAATTCCGTACGCTTTAGCCTCTTATAATGCTGGCCCGCACAGGGTGGATACATGGTTAAAGGCGAACCCGCCTGTCGCAGATATCAACGATGAAACATTGCTCGATTGGATAGAGCGTCTGCCCTACAGGGAGACGCGGTCTTATGTTTTAAATATCGAAGCGAATATTACGCTTTACGCCGTTGAAAGCGCTTTTCATGATAACTGA